The Corallococcus exiguus genome has a segment encoding these proteins:
- a CDS encoding DUF1361 domain-containing protein — protein sequence MSRPHSPFASIPSRHGLLPAILCSILAVDLLALRLDWSERASFAFLSWNLFLAWAPYTLALIARGLMVRGLGRPWLLAPLALGWLALFPNAPYLVTDFIHLRQRPVVPLWFDAALLALFAATGWLLGLLSLDIWKRWLEERWGRTAAWAFVAITSGLCGYGIYLGRVERWNSWDVLSEPGRLLRAMASHVRDPLAHPALPSLTLFFALLLPLSYAGYEALVARLCRQRATLPGAGARWTWRRQARREDAP from the coding sequence ATGTCCCGACCGCACTCCCCCTTCGCCTCCATCCCGAGCCGTCACGGACTGCTGCCCGCGATCCTGTGCAGCATCCTCGCGGTGGACCTGCTGGCCCTGCGGCTCGACTGGAGCGAGCGCGCCAGCTTCGCCTTCCTGTCGTGGAACCTGTTCCTGGCCTGGGCGCCGTACACCCTGGCCCTCATCGCACGGGGGCTGATGGTGCGAGGCCTGGGCCGTCCGTGGCTCCTGGCCCCACTGGCGCTTGGCTGGCTCGCGCTGTTTCCCAACGCGCCCTACCTCGTCACCGACTTCATCCACCTGCGTCAGCGGCCCGTGGTTCCACTCTGGTTCGACGCCGCGCTCCTGGCCCTGTTCGCCGCCACCGGGTGGCTGCTGGGCCTGCTGTCCCTGGACATCTGGAAGCGGTGGCTGGAAGAGCGCTGGGGCCGCACGGCGGCATGGGCCTTCGTCGCCATCACCTCCGGCCTGTGTGGCTATGGCATCTATCTGGGCCGCGTGGAGCGCTGGAACAGCTGGGACGTGCTCTCGGAGCCGGGCCGCCTCTTGCGCGCCATGGCCTCACACGTGAGGGATCCCCTGGCCCATCCCGCCCTGCCCTCGCTCACCCTCTTCTTCGCCCTGCTCCTGCCGCTGTCCTACGCCGGCTATGAGGCGCTCGTCGCCCGACTGTGCCGCCAGCGCGCTACACTTCCCGGCGCCGGAGCGAGGTGGACATGGCGCCGCCAGGCCCGTCGGGAGGATGCACCGTGA
- a CDS encoding ankyrin repeat domain-containing protein has product MPKKPDPAALMKKADALLDEMPPQLDPAILLLREIVEADPEHLLALHSLNWALDPTRRVEPHRWEREVKAEHWRVRDRVLELTRGTKPGGKLSTGQKARALALSQWADDLLRRKPTDAQLQQAEAALVEAEGLRDLADHARARRGLEAWHALRRGPPEQGYRKLLALVEAAPDPRARDDEGNEDPFPFQGLEGAFSDEGFHAWLRKQKPAARPPAKKAKALDNGLLQAAGLDAAPFFGPGFEGEWRTGRVLALLALGADLEARDKTQGGVLHLAARVEDASLVKELLRLGAPADTTDSAKATPLHAAAEHGCTACIALLAKGGVPVDALDNAGRTALFNARRADVAQALIDAGANPNAGKGWTPLHQHARVKERGPVIEVLLQAGADVNGKNSAGQTPVQEALEHGNAHLAQLMGARAPSGKKGALDVQPMLDALARERKALLKAWYYEDKDVDSVEQVLSRLALEGATSWDALAAAVQGLPPWTAMALVVLAREALPAEAKAPSPSKLPRFVRGDLVVKGDVHVDGPLLVTGNLTVKGVLSNAGPEGLLVVGGSLRASGVDTDGELVVGQDLEAQVVWGHGNDATLRVGGVLKAEAVIADDHDMQAKVKAPHHFAAGDFDATDASLKKLFVPKAFDRARLDREKLFNVLRKAGSALRSPD; this is encoded by the coding sequence ATGCCCAAGAAGCCCGACCCCGCCGCGCTGATGAAGAAGGCGGACGCGTTGCTGGATGAGATGCCGCCCCAGTTGGACCCGGCCATCCTGCTCCTGCGCGAAATCGTGGAGGCGGATCCGGAGCACCTGCTGGCGCTGCACTCGCTCAACTGGGCCCTGGACCCGACGCGGCGCGTGGAGCCCCACCGCTGGGAGCGCGAGGTGAAGGCCGAGCACTGGCGCGTTCGCGACCGCGTCCTTGAGTTGACCCGAGGGACGAAGCCCGGAGGAAAGCTGTCGACCGGGCAGAAGGCGCGCGCGCTGGCGCTGAGCCAGTGGGCCGACGACCTGTTGCGGCGCAAGCCGACGGACGCGCAGCTGCAGCAGGCGGAGGCCGCGCTGGTGGAGGCTGAAGGCCTGCGCGACCTCGCGGACCATGCCCGCGCGCGTCGAGGGCTGGAAGCGTGGCACGCGCTGCGGCGGGGCCCTCCGGAGCAGGGCTACCGGAAGCTGCTCGCCCTGGTGGAGGCGGCGCCCGACCCACGCGCCCGCGACGACGAGGGCAACGAGGATCCGTTCCCCTTCCAGGGCCTGGAAGGTGCCTTCTCCGACGAAGGCTTCCACGCGTGGCTCCGGAAGCAGAAGCCCGCGGCGCGTCCCCCAGCGAAGAAGGCCAAGGCCCTGGACAACGGACTCCTGCAGGCGGCGGGGCTCGACGCGGCCCCCTTCTTCGGCCCTGGCTTCGAAGGGGAATGGCGCACGGGCCGGGTGCTGGCCCTGCTTGCACTGGGGGCCGACCTGGAGGCCCGGGACAAGACCCAGGGTGGCGTTCTCCACCTGGCCGCGCGGGTGGAGGACGCATCGCTGGTGAAGGAGCTCCTGCGGCTGGGGGCTCCCGCCGACACGACCGACTCAGCGAAGGCCACGCCCCTCCACGCGGCGGCGGAACACGGCTGCACGGCCTGCATCGCCCTGCTGGCGAAGGGCGGCGTTCCCGTGGACGCGCTCGACAACGCGGGGCGCACGGCGCTCTTCAACGCGCGGCGGGCGGACGTGGCGCAAGCGCTCATCGACGCGGGCGCCAACCCCAACGCGGGCAAGGGCTGGACGCCGCTGCACCAGCACGCGCGCGTCAAGGAGCGGGGGCCCGTCATCGAGGTCCTGCTCCAGGCCGGGGCGGATGTGAATGGCAAGAACTCGGCGGGACAGACGCCCGTGCAGGAGGCGCTGGAGCACGGCAACGCGCACCTCGCCCAGCTCATGGGTGCCAGGGCGCCCTCGGGGAAGAAGGGCGCGCTGGACGTGCAGCCGATGCTGGACGCGCTGGCCCGCGAGCGGAAGGCGTTGCTCAAGGCCTGGTACTACGAGGACAAGGATGTGGACTCCGTCGAGCAGGTCCTGAGTCGGCTCGCGTTGGAAGGCGCCACATCGTGGGACGCGCTCGCGGCGGCGGTGCAAGGCCTGCCTCCCTGGACGGCCATGGCCCTGGTGGTGCTCGCCCGGGAAGCGCTCCCTGCCGAAGCGAAGGCGCCCTCCCCCTCCAAGCTCCCACGCTTCGTTCGCGGGGACCTGGTGGTGAAGGGGGACGTGCATGTGGACGGTCCCTTGCTGGTGACAGGCAACCTCACGGTGAAGGGCGTGCTGAGCAACGCAGGGCCTGAAGGCCTGCTCGTGGTGGGCGGCTCGCTGCGCGCCAGCGGCGTGGACACGGATGGGGAGCTGGTCGTGGGCCAGGACCTGGAGGCGCAGGTCGTCTGGGGGCACGGCAACGACGCGACGCTCCGGGTCGGCGGCGTGCTGAAGGCCGAGGCGGTCATCGCGGATGACCACGACATGCAGGCCAAGGTGAAGGCACCGCATCACTTCGCCGCGGGGGACTTCGACGCCACGGACGCATCACTCAAAAAGCTCTTCGTGCCAAAGGCTTTCGACCGAGCGCGACTGGACCGCGAAAAGCTCTTCAACGTCCTGCGCAAGGCGGGAAGTGCGCTCCGGAGCCCGGACTGA
- a CDS encoding endonuclease/exonuclease/phosphatase family protein: protein MLGFLTGCPIMAGYSDAEGPRYSGDFRPVQPVAVEGPSSVTVVTYNLAFAEQVTEAVASLSSPPLSEADVIAMQEMDAPAVERIARELGMSYVYYPASVAKDGDDFGNAVLSRWPITADQKINLPHDDPYHQQHRIGVAATVDIRGTPFQVVSVHGATPIVGLGARLDQAETVIQAVDGAARSQVIAGDFNTSDPGSLTQTVKLFSQWGFQWASEGVGDTVDSVIGGLPLDSVFARGLTPVARGVDKRPSGSDHQPVWVRFAWPQ, encoded by the coding sequence ATGCTCGGTTTCCTGACCGGGTGCCCCATCATGGCGGGTTATTCCGACGCGGAGGGCCCGCGCTACAGCGGAGACTTCCGGCCCGTGCAACCCGTCGCCGTGGAGGGCCCCTCCTCGGTCACCGTGGTGACGTACAACCTCGCCTTCGCCGAGCAGGTCACCGAGGCGGTTGCGTCCCTGTCGAGCCCTCCGCTCTCGGAGGCGGACGTCATCGCGATGCAGGAGATGGACGCTCCCGCCGTGGAGAGAATCGCCCGGGAGCTGGGGATGTCCTACGTGTACTACCCCGCCTCCGTGGCCAAGGACGGTGATGACTTCGGCAACGCGGTGTTGAGCCGGTGGCCCATCACCGCGGACCAGAAGATCAACCTTCCCCACGACGACCCGTATCACCAGCAACACCGCATCGGGGTGGCCGCGACGGTGGACATCCGGGGGACTCCCTTCCAGGTGGTCTCCGTGCACGGCGCGACCCCCATCGTCGGGCTGGGCGCGCGGCTGGATCAGGCGGAGACCGTCATCCAGGCGGTCGACGGCGCGGCGCGGTCGCAGGTCATCGCCGGCGACTTCAACACCTCCGACCCGGGGAGCCTGACGCAGACCGTGAAGCTGTTCTCGCAGTGGGGCTTCCAGTGGGCCTCCGAAGGGGTGGGGGACACCGTGGACTCCGTCATCGGCGGACTGCCGCTCGACTCGGTCTTCGCCCGCGGGCTCACTCCGGTGGCGCGCGGCGTGGACAAGCGTCCCTCCGGGAGCGACCACCAACCGGTCTGGGTGCGCTTCGCATGGCCGCAATGA
- a CDS encoding glutathione binding-like protein codes for MQLYFSPLSCSAATRICFYEAGTEATYIEVDSKTKRTLDGSNYLEVHPLGLVPALRTDEGDVLTENAAILQYLAGALPQADLAPADSRGRVRLQQWLSFIGTELHKATFSPLLDASSTEGARSYALEKGTGRLAYLEKHLTGREFLMERFSVADAYLATVLGWSVATPIDLKKWPALSAYFARMLERPSVAKAFSEERKLYMAQLEKRQPRP; via the coding sequence ATGCAGCTCTACTTCTCTCCCCTGTCCTGCTCCGCCGCCACCCGCATCTGCTTCTACGAGGCGGGCACGGAGGCGACGTACATCGAGGTCGACTCGAAGACGAAGCGCACGCTCGATGGGAGCAACTACCTGGAGGTGCATCCGCTCGGGCTCGTCCCCGCGCTCCGCACCGACGAAGGGGACGTGCTCACGGAGAATGCCGCCATCCTGCAATACCTGGCCGGGGCGCTGCCCCAGGCTGACCTCGCGCCGGCCGACAGCCGGGGGCGTGTGCGGCTCCAGCAGTGGCTGTCCTTCATCGGGACCGAGCTGCACAAGGCGACGTTCTCCCCGCTCCTCGACGCGTCGTCGACCGAAGGCGCCCGGAGTTATGCGCTGGAGAAGGGGACCGGCCGGCTCGCCTACCTGGAGAAGCACCTCACCGGACGTGAGTTCCTCATGGAGCGCTTCAGCGTCGCGGACGCGTACCTGGCGACGGTGCTCGGCTGGAGCGTGGCGACGCCCATCGACCTGAAGAAGTGGCCCGCGCTCAGCGCGTACTTCGCGCGCATGCTGGAGCGGCCCAGCGTCGCGAAGGCCTTCTCCGAGGAGCGGAAGCTCTACATGGCCCAGCTCGAAAAGCGCCAGCCGCGTCCGTGA
- a CDS encoding GFA family protein — MPEKNDVIRIATCACGQVELEGRGPPIIHVECYCDDCQEGGRRIEALPNAPSPRGPLGGTDFLLYRKDRLRVSRGESLLSGFKLKDASATKRLVATCCNSGMFMDMGPGPHWFSVYRNRFTGEVPPLELRTCTRYKPAGVELPNDVPNHASFLSVRFMTKLFLAWLPMLMKR; from the coding sequence ATGCCCGAGAAGAACGACGTCATCCGGATCGCCACCTGTGCCTGTGGACAGGTGGAACTCGAGGGGCGGGGGCCGCCCATCATCCACGTCGAGTGCTACTGCGACGACTGCCAGGAGGGGGGGCGCCGCATCGAGGCCCTTCCGAACGCGCCGTCGCCTCGCGGCCCCTTGGGCGGCACGGATTTCCTCCTCTACCGGAAGGACCGCCTCCGCGTCTCCCGAGGTGAGTCGCTCCTGTCGGGCTTCAAGCTCAAGGACGCTTCAGCGACGAAGCGGCTCGTCGCGACGTGCTGCAACTCGGGGATGTTCATGGACATGGGCCCGGGGCCGCACTGGTTCTCGGTCTACCGGAACCGGTTCACCGGCGAGGTGCCCCCGTTGGAGCTGCGCACCTGCACCCGGTACAAGCCCGCGGGCGTGGAGCTCCCCAACGATGTTCCGAACCATGCGAGCTTCCTGTCGGTCCGGTTCATGACGAAGCTCTTCCTCGCGTGGCTGCCCATGCTGATGAAGCGCTGA
- a CDS encoding PQQ-dependent sugar dehydrogenase: MSLPRRWPDPFAICLCLGLGWVLLAGARAPGPPARALPGGFSSELVVGGLHYPTTFAHLPDGRILVAEKAGVVRLVKDGALVATPFLDVSARVNNHHDRGLLGLAVDPAFAQNGYVYLLYTYDDDATDDDGPKTGRLARYTAVGDTASPDSESVLLGTAVAGSCKDLPPGSDCIPSDSASHSVGNVRFAPDGTLFVSLGDGARFDAVDDDALRAQDPDSLAGKVLRVSRTGAGVPSNPFWSGNGQDNRSKVWALGLRNPYRFNLRPGTATPYVGDVGWGDHEEINVATPGANFGWPCYEGPGRQRGYEPKPVCQALYAKGPDAVRPPLYSWTHAEGQTSTGGAFIQDPAFPAQWRGAYFFADYTQQWIRMLRVDANDQLVPDSVAPFATEAGGVVDLSSGPGSQLHFVDILAGELRRIRYPANNTPPVAVASATPREGVPPLRVYFSSAGSRDMDGDTLQYVWDFGDGNSVSGVANPEHLYEMAGLHVARLTVSDGHGGSHTASVRISVGNLAPVVSIHAPSETFRFKVGDVVTFAGSASDAEDGAIPGDRMAWTLTLVHCTPGACHSHPYEEGQGPGGTFTIPDHGDDVRFQLTLTATDSAGLTGSRMVTLLPLKVQVTLETSPPGLEVVFDGTASPSPLVRSVVAGSSHALFAPSPQGNQGFVGWSNGGAAEHTLLVGTEDVSVTASFESVAPAECPAGQYRAEYFANRELAGVPGIVRCEGAPLSNYWWAGSPVEGVGPDDFSVRWTGRFYFATGLYFFMAQADDGIRVFVDGSRIINGWKDQSSTNYMQARWMRAGEHTVVVEYYEHDGDAVAGLGWFR; the protein is encoded by the coding sequence ATGTCCTTGCCGCGCCGCTGGCCGGATCCATTCGCCATCTGTCTTTGTCTCGGGCTGGGCTGGGTGTTGCTGGCGGGGGCCAGGGCTCCAGGGCCCCCCGCGCGGGCGCTGCCGGGAGGCTTCTCGTCCGAACTCGTGGTGGGAGGCCTGCACTACCCCACGACGTTCGCGCACCTGCCGGATGGGCGCATCCTCGTCGCGGAGAAGGCGGGGGTGGTCCGGCTGGTCAAGGACGGCGCCCTGGTGGCCACGCCCTTCCTCGACGTCAGCGCGCGGGTGAACAACCACCATGACCGGGGCCTGCTGGGGCTCGCGGTGGACCCCGCCTTCGCGCAGAACGGCTACGTCTACCTGCTCTACACCTACGACGACGACGCCACGGACGACGACGGGCCCAAGACGGGGCGCCTGGCGCGGTACACGGCGGTAGGGGACACGGCCTCGCCTGACAGCGAGTCGGTGCTGCTGGGCACCGCGGTGGCCGGCTCCTGCAAGGACCTTCCTCCCGGCTCGGACTGCATCCCCTCGGACAGCGCGTCGCACTCCGTGGGCAACGTCCGGTTCGCGCCGGATGGCACCCTCTTCGTGTCGCTGGGGGACGGGGCCCGCTTTGACGCGGTGGATGACGACGCGCTGCGGGCGCAGGACCCGGACTCGCTGGCGGGCAAGGTCCTGCGCGTCTCGCGCACCGGCGCGGGTGTGCCGTCGAATCCGTTCTGGAGTGGGAATGGCCAGGACAACCGCTCGAAGGTGTGGGCGCTGGGGCTGCGCAATCCCTACCGCTTCAACCTGCGGCCCGGCACCGCCACGCCCTACGTGGGAGACGTCGGCTGGGGCGACCACGAGGAGATCAACGTCGCGACGCCCGGCGCGAACTTCGGCTGGCCCTGCTACGAGGGGCCGGGGCGCCAGCGCGGCTATGAGCCCAAGCCCGTGTGCCAGGCGCTGTATGCCAAGGGGCCGGACGCGGTGCGGCCGCCGCTGTATTCCTGGACGCATGCCGAGGGCCAGACATCCACGGGCGGCGCCTTCATCCAGGACCCGGCGTTCCCGGCGCAGTGGCGGGGTGCCTACTTCTTCGCGGACTACACCCAGCAATGGATCCGGATGCTGCGAGTGGATGCCAATGATCAGCTCGTGCCGGACAGCGTGGCGCCCTTCGCCACCGAGGCGGGCGGCGTCGTCGACCTGAGCAGCGGGCCGGGCTCCCAGCTTCACTTCGTGGACATCCTCGCGGGGGAGCTGCGCCGCATCCGCTACCCGGCCAACAACACGCCGCCGGTCGCGGTGGCCTCGGCGACGCCGCGCGAAGGCGTGCCGCCCCTGCGGGTGTACTTCTCCAGCGCCGGCTCCCGCGACATGGACGGCGACACGCTCCAGTACGTGTGGGACTTCGGTGACGGCAACTCCGTGTCAGGCGTGGCGAACCCGGAGCACCTGTATGAGATGGCCGGCCTCCATGTGGCCCGGCTGACCGTCAGCGACGGACACGGCGGCAGCCACACGGCCTCCGTGCGCATCTCCGTGGGGAACCTGGCGCCGGTGGTGTCCATCCACGCGCCGTCGGAGACGTTCCGCTTCAAGGTGGGGGACGTGGTGACGTTCGCGGGCTCGGCGAGCGACGCGGAGGACGGCGCCATCCCGGGTGACCGGATGGCGTGGACCCTCACGCTGGTGCACTGCACGCCGGGCGCGTGCCATTCCCATCCCTATGAAGAAGGCCAGGGGCCTGGCGGGACCTTCACCATCCCGGACCATGGCGACGACGTGCGCTTCCAACTGACGCTGACCGCGACGGACTCCGCGGGGCTGACGGGCAGCCGGATGGTGACGCTGTTGCCCCTGAAGGTGCAGGTGACGCTGGAGACGTCGCCTCCCGGGCTGGAGGTGGTGTTCGACGGGACTGCCAGCCCGTCACCGCTGGTGCGCTCCGTGGTCGCGGGCTCTTCGCACGCGCTCTTCGCGCCGTCGCCCCAGGGCAACCAAGGCTTCGTCGGCTGGTCCAACGGCGGGGCCGCGGAGCACACCCTCCTGGTGGGCACGGAGGACGTGAGCGTCACGGCCTCCTTCGAATCCGTCGCTCCCGCGGAGTGCCCGGCCGGGCAGTACCGCGCGGAGTACTTCGCCAACCGGGAGCTGGCGGGCGTCCCGGGGATCGTGCGCTGCGAGGGGGCACCGCTCTCGAACTACTGGTGGGCGGGCAGCCCCGTGGAGGGCGTGGGCCCGGATGACTTCTCCGTGCGCTGGACGGGGCGGTTCTACTTCGCGACGGGCCTGTACTTCTTCATGGCCCAGGCGGATGACGGCATCCGGGTCTTCGTGGACGGCAGCCGCATCATCAATGGCTGGAAGGACCAATCTTCCACCAACTACATGCAGGCGCGTTGGATGCGCGCCGGTGAGCACACCGTCGTCGTCGAGTACTACGAGCACGACGGTGACGCGGTGGCCGGGCTCGGGTGGTTCCGGTAG
- a CDS encoding LysR family transcriptional regulator — protein MEDIAPPSPRLDVRDLRVVLALAAAGTTARAAAALHLTQPAVSRALLAAEERLGARLFDRTPRGLVPTPAGHELVAGATRILVELGDLEHRVRAPVAPSIRLRLVCECYTAYHWLPSALVTLRKSLPGLHLSLAVEHTQDPVPALVAGELDVALLTTSTVPRAGLETRPLFSDEIIFVVSASHPLASRRALTREDLREHTVLTGQTPAAESHWFMTQVFGRERPRLRVERLPLTEAILDVARAGLGVAVLSEWISTPHLGKGDLVVKRLASGPLRRPWRMAWRKEVGDSALRLLAALESTVPRGLAVG, from the coding sequence ATGGAAGACATTGCCCCGCCCTCCCCCCGCCTCGACGTGCGCGACCTGCGCGTGGTGCTGGCCCTGGCCGCCGCCGGAACGACGGCCAGGGCCGCGGCCGCGCTGCACCTCACGCAGCCGGCGGTGAGCCGCGCGCTGCTCGCGGCGGAGGAGCGGCTGGGCGCGCGACTCTTCGACCGGACCCCGCGCGGGCTCGTGCCCACGCCAGCGGGGCATGAGCTCGTCGCGGGCGCCACGCGGATCCTCGTGGAGCTGGGCGACCTGGAGCACCGGGTGCGCGCGCCGGTAGCCCCGTCCATCCGCCTGCGCCTCGTGTGCGAGTGCTACACCGCCTATCACTGGCTGCCGTCCGCGCTGGTGACGCTGCGCAAGAGCCTGCCGGGCCTCCACCTGTCCCTGGCGGTGGAGCACACCCAGGACCCCGTCCCCGCCCTGGTGGCCGGAGAGCTGGACGTGGCGCTCCTCACGACGTCGACCGTCCCTCGCGCCGGGCTGGAGACCCGGCCGCTCTTCTCCGATGAGATCATCTTCGTGGTGTCCGCGTCGCACCCGTTGGCGTCCCGCCGTGCGCTCACCCGGGAGGACCTCCGCGAGCACACCGTTCTCACGGGGCAGACGCCCGCGGCGGAGTCGCACTGGTTCATGACGCAGGTCTTCGGCCGCGAGCGGCCCCGGCTCCGCGTGGAGCGGCTGCCACTCACGGAGGCCATCCTCGACGTGGCCCGGGCGGGCCTGGGCGTCGCCGTGCTCTCCGAGTGGATCTCCACCCCGCACCTGGGCAAGGGCGACCTGGTCGTGAAGCGGCTCGCGTCCGGGCCCTTGCGGCGGCCGTGGAGGATGGCCTGGAGGAAGGAGGTCGGAGACTCCGCGCTCCGCCTCCTCGCCGCGCTCGAGTCCACGGTGCCTCGGGGACTCGCGGTGGGGTAG